ATCGGAAGCACTATTATGGTTGACAGGCAAAAGGTCTTAAAATACTTTGAGTATAGACCTTTTGAACAAATTATAAGAGAAATGGGGTAGAAGTATGGCAAATTTGTTTCAAAGAAATGGCAATTGGTATGTAAGCTACAGATCTAATGGAAAGCAATACCGGAAGAGTGCCAAAACCAAAAACCGAAAACTGGCCGAAATTGCTTTAAAAGATTTGGAGTTGCAGCTCTTCAAAGGGAATCTTGTCGGCCAAAGAGGGAGAAAGCAAAAAGAGGAAAATCTCAATCAAATTATTTATCGTTATCTTTCGTACGTTGATGAAAACACAGTTCCTGAATATGCCCGCCACGTCAAAATGTATCTCAGTACATGGCTTAATTTCCTCGGTCAGCAAGATATAAAGGAAGCTTCAGGTATCAATATTAAGACAGTCGACGATTTTCTGGTGAATGTTTTAAGGAATAGAGCCACAAAAACAAAGAAAGAATATTTGGCCAGTTTGAAAGCGTGCCTAAATCGCGCTGTCA
This window of the Candidatus Zixiibacteriota bacterium genome carries:
- a CDS encoding site-specific integrase, with the translated sequence MANLFQRNGNWYVSYRSNGKQYRKSAKTKNRKLAEIALKDLELQLFKGNLVGQRGRKQKEENLNQIIYRYLSYVDENTVPEYARHVKMYLSTWLNFLGQQDIKEASGINIKTVDDFLVNVLRNRATKTKKEYLASLKACLNRAVKWDMIKENPIRDANISGKTIKKVNFFSKVQIKTLWEQAPKDLQVAIHILVYTGIRLGELWALRWEDIDFVNSQIWTAPLRLDTKG